A single Marinitoga aeolica DNA region contains:
- a CDS encoding carbohydrate ABC transporter permease, giving the protein MLAIFITAFFPLIKTFWDSFFSFGLRPGIPKRFIGFDNYIRLFHDTRFMTSLWNTLIFTLISVTLEFILGLATALILNAKFALRGVVRAAILIPWAVPTSVSSQMWKWMYNDQYGIVAQILYKLGWLAPGTPILSEKWSSMVAIIAVDVWKTAPFMALLLLAGLQTIPSELYEAARIDGASGWKQFTKITLPILSPTIAVALIFRTLDALRVFDIFYIMNKSVETMAVYNRHILMDRAFTGAWFGYGSAISVVIFLIISIFAIIYMRSLNLKFE; this is encoded by the coding sequence ATGTTAGCTATCTTCATCACAGCATTCTTCCCATTAATAAAAACATTTTGGGATAGCTTTTTTTCCTTCGGTTTAAGACCTGGAATTCCTAAAAGGTTTATAGGTTTTGATAATTATATTAGATTATTTCATGACACAAGGTTTATGACAAGTTTATGGAATACCTTAATATTTACGCTTATTTCAGTAACTTTAGAATTTATTCTCGGATTGGCTACCGCTTTGATTTTAAATGCCAAATTTGCCTTAAGAGGTGTTGTAAGAGCTGCTATCCTTATTCCTTGGGCTGTTCCTACATCTGTTTCTTCACAAATGTGGAAATGGATGTATAATGATCAATATGGAATTGTAGCTCAAATATTATATAAATTAGGTTGGCTGGCCCCAGGAACACCTATATTAAGTGAAAAATGGTCTTCTATGGTTGCGATTATCGCTGTAGATGTATGGAAAACAGCTCCATTTATGGCTTTATTATTGCTTGCAGGATTGCAAACAATTCCTTCAGAATTATATGAGGCAGCAAGAATTGATGGCGCTTCTGGATGGAAGCAATTTACAAAAATAACTTTACCTATATTAAGTCCAACAATAGCTGTTGCTTTGATTTTCAGAACATTAGATGCTTTAAGAGTATTTGATATTTTCTATATCATGAATAAGTCTGTTGAAACAATGGCTGTTTATAATAGGCATATTTTAATGGATAGAGCATTTACTGGTGCATGGTTTGGTTATGGTTCAGCAATTTCTGTTGTTATATTCCTTATAATTAGTATCTTCGCAATAATTTACATGAGATCATTAAACTTAAAGTTTGAATGA
- a CDS encoding carbohydrate ABC transporter permease — protein MTFIKSYKTKKKIGTTLLYILVVIMLIFYIFPFYYAITSSITPNSELFSKTIKLFPKHPTFKNYILVFTERPFYKNIINSIIVAGTTTILSLIFGSFAGYAVARLKMPGKVAIMSLILAVSMFPQVSILGALFQILRNMRLINTYPGLIIPYIALNLPLTTWILHNFFKDIPISIEESAAIDGCSKFMTLWRIIIPLSAPGLVTTGLLTFIAAWNEFLFALTFMQLPEKYTVPVAIAMFSGKTFYELPWGQLMAAAVIVTLPLVILVLIFQKKIVAGLTAGAVKG, from the coding sequence ATGACTTTTATTAAATCCTACAAAACAAAGAAAAAAATTGGAACTACTTTATTATATATATTAGTCGTCATTATGCTTATATTTTATATATTCCCATTTTATTATGCTATTACTTCATCGATAACACCTAATTCGGAACTGTTTTCAAAAACTATAAAATTATTCCCAAAACATCCTACTTTTAAAAATTATATACTGGTATTTACCGAAAGGCCATTTTATAAAAATATAATTAATTCTATTATCGTAGCAGGAACAACAACGATATTATCATTAATATTTGGTTCTTTTGCAGGATATGCCGTTGCAAGATTAAAAATGCCTGGAAAAGTTGCTATAATGTCTTTAATTCTTGCTGTTAGTATGTTTCCGCAGGTATCTATTTTAGGTGCTTTATTCCAGATATTAAGAAATATGCGATTAATTAACACATATCCTGGTTTAATCATTCCATATATAGCTTTAAATTTGCCGTTAACAACCTGGATATTACATAATTTCTTTAAGGATATTCCTATTTCTATTGAAGAATCTGCTGCAATTGATGGTTGTTCAAAATTTATGACGTTATGGAGAATAATTATTCCATTATCTGCCCCAGGACTTGTAACAACAGGTCTTTTAACCTTTATAGCCGCATGGAATGAATTCTTATTTGCATTAACATTTATGCAATTACCAGAAAAATATACTGTCCCTGTAGCAATAGCTATGTTCTCTGGTAAAACATTCTATGAACTTCCATGGGGTCAATTAATGGCTGCTGCTGTTATAGTTACATTGCCACTTGTTATTCTGGTATTAATATTCCAGAAAAAAATAGTTGCAGGTTTAACCGCTGGTGCTGTAAAAGGCTGA
- a CDS encoding HD-GYP domain-containing protein → MIKIFNLEIIKRAINIFSRTLFQNKELFIGLAVNLEGTSFLNIFTFDNLNKEYFEYSEDVVFEVPQKMYDVFEEKRESQFKVTFSNEFSFLINNRFDNFIIKTILLPEKEKNYGFFYLISKDEIVFDNRDVFSRFISIFEKNIDAVYFNKYSKYSINAFVKNYLTLLQNHSEVLYEHSLRVSDLTNIMGSLLGLDEESLYRLQIASFIHDIGYIWFSEKALEEIFDIQNGREKDHMISMHLKRLEEMFFGNVLMKPYVDLALNHHENMAGTGYFKKKDLSIEDNILIVANYIDENIVLSGNQETENIIKYLEKNAGKLYDKNVVNAAIEALKIYYTEFDNGKFSGLALKSKTINLRYEGLGEELIELTGIVEKVLGDMLYVNVRTMDQINIGSILKVKITTKDFPLIAKAQVILKNPYGYIIKIIEKRETKKSKLKVFWNFEFLIGHKNEITPLLKEKLTPVIWNVLKSKMKPARCKVFGAEGMIFSILQEDDVFKQDDVIMIYIEEFGEKLFIPASLISKKKLLYHNEYEAKFFELPERLQSAIYRIIFRRQSSIRKMGSISEL, encoded by the coding sequence GTGATTAAAATATTTAATCTTGAAATTATAAAAAGAGCTATCAATATATTTTCGAGAACATTATTTCAAAATAAAGAATTGTTTATAGGACTTGCAGTGAATTTAGAAGGCACAAGCTTTCTAAATATATTTACTTTTGATAATTTAAATAAAGAATATTTTGAATATTCTGAAGATGTTGTATTTGAAGTTCCACAAAAAATGTATGATGTTTTTGAAGAAAAAAGAGAATCTCAATTTAAAGTAACATTTTCAAATGAGTTTTCGTTTTTGATAAATAATAGATTTGATAATTTTATTATAAAAACAATATTATTGCCAGAAAAGGAAAAAAATTATGGTTTTTTTTATTTGATTTCTAAGGATGAGATAGTATTTGATAATAGAGATGTGTTCTCAAGATTTATTTCTATATTTGAAAAGAATATTGATGCAGTTTATTTTAATAAATATTCAAAATATTCCATAAACGCTTTTGTGAAAAATTATTTGACACTCCTTCAAAATCATTCTGAGGTTTTATATGAGCATTCTTTAAGAGTTTCAGATTTAACAAATATTATGGGAAGTTTATTAGGGTTAGATGAAGAGAGCTTGTATAGATTGCAGATAGCATCGTTTATTCATGATATAGGATATATATGGTTTTCTGAAAAAGCTCTTGAGGAAATATTTGATATACAAAATGGTAGAGAAAAGGATCATATGATAAGTATGCATTTAAAAAGGCTTGAGGAAATGTTTTTTGGAAATGTTTTAATGAAACCATATGTAGATTTGGCATTAAATCATCATGAAAACATGGCAGGAACGGGATATTTTAAGAAAAAAGATTTATCTATAGAAGATAATATTTTAATAGTTGCAAATTATATTGATGAGAATATAGTCCTTTCAGGAAATCAGGAAACAGAGAATATAATAAAATATCTGGAAAAAAATGCTGGAAAATTATATGATAAGAATGTTGTTAATGCTGCTATTGAAGCATTAAAGATTTATTATACAGAATTTGATAATGGGAAATTTTCAGGATTAGCATTAAAATCAAAAACAATTAATTTAAGATATGAAGGCTTGGGAGAAGAGTTAATTGAATTAACAGGAATTGTGGAAAAAGTGTTGGGAGATATGTTATATGTAAATGTAAGAACGATGGATCAAATTAATATAGGGTCGATATTAAAAGTAAAAATAACAACAAAGGATTTTCCATTGATAGCAAAAGCTCAGGTAATATTAAAAAATCCTTATGGATATATTATAAAAATTATTGAAAAAAGAGAAACAAAAAAATCAAAATTAAAAGTTTTTTGGAATTTTGAATTTTTAATTGGTCATAAAAATGAAATTACACCATTATTAAAAGAAAAACTCACCCCAGTTATATGGAATGTTTTGAAGTCGAAAATGAAGCCAGCAAGATGTAAGGTTTTTGGGGCAGAAGGGATGATTTTTTCTATACTTCAAGAGGATGATGTTTTTAAACAAGATGATGTGATTATGATATATATAGAAGAATTTGGAGAAAAATTATTTATTCCAGCATCATTGATTTCAAAGAAAAAACTTTTGTATCATAATGAATATGAAGCTAAATTTTTTGAATTGCCAGAAAGATTGCAGTCTGCAATATACAGGATAATTTTTAGAAGACAATCTTCCATTAGAAAAATGGGATCTATTTCTGAATTATAA
- a CDS encoding GAF domain-containing protein, which translates to MNFISTLSFNEFNEYINNIFNDIIKNLNVYSGSLIVFDENNNIIFKIEKNLNIDIDNISPGKIDQMFLKEKKPIIINNEDLEKYNIKKKKNDVISSIIFPMYFKDRLIGIMNLNRKDKKFCETDLDFLFKIKAYILPAIYNIILLEEIHSERERFKNYAYIFELIVDIYSKTNTAIEFMNSVIKTVKNKFGVDVKLISSDTPGKNSLRIKDKYYKIYIDYNTDEEIVEKIKDFFMKIVIIKHSEELNKILENYSELAKETLLMNFISWDLIQEINSALTGLNLIMFFFESQHPKIANELKKSINRIKEAIIKYKSNFYNDESIELVSINDIIKEIEKKIVFLNPDIKFFNHIEVKALIFASRNILYNIILNIIVSILKYTNNKRFDVYLIKEKGFYILRIETNIIRSEMNNKDLKNSLKISSTMLSNYHIEFYYSSNENGTEFVLQIPSKSD; encoded by the coding sequence ATGAATTTTATATCTACATTATCTTTTAATGAATTTAATGAATATATAAACAACATTTTTAATGATATTATAAAAAATCTGAATGTTTACTCGGGCTCTTTGATTGTTTTCGATGAAAATAATAACATTATATTCAAAATAGAAAAAAACTTAAATATTGACATTGATAATATATCTCCAGGTAAAATAGATCAAATGTTCTTAAAAGAGAAAAAGCCAATAATAATTAATAATGAAGATCTTGAAAAATATAATATAAAAAAGAAAAAAAATGATGTTATTTCATCAATTATTTTTCCCATGTATTTCAAAGATAGATTAATAGGGATTATGAATTTAAACAGAAAGGATAAAAAATTTTGTGAAACAGATTTAGATTTTCTTTTTAAAATTAAAGCATATATTTTACCAGCAATATATAATATAATTTTACTTGAGGAAATACATAGTGAAAGAGAGCGATTTAAAAATTATGCATATATTTTTGAATTAATTGTTGATATATATTCTAAAACAAATACAGCAATAGAATTTATGAATAGTGTAATAAAAACTGTTAAAAACAAATTTGGTGTAGATGTAAAACTCATTTCTTCAGATACTCCTGGAAAAAATAGTCTGAGAATTAAAGATAAATATTATAAAATATATATAGACTATAATACAGATGAAGAGATTGTCGAGAAAATAAAAGATTTTTTTATGAAAATTGTAATCATTAAACACTCAGAAGAATTGAATAAAATTCTGGAAAATTATTCTGAATTAGCTAAAGAAACACTTTTAATGAATTTTATATCCTGGGATTTAATACAAGAAATCAATAGTGCTTTAACAGGATTAAATTTAATAATGTTCTTTTTTGAATCACAACATCCGAAAATAGCCAATGAACTTAAGAAATCTATAAATAGAATCAAAGAAGCTATAATTAAGTATAAATCTAATTTTTATAACGATGAAAGTATTGAATTGGTTTCTATAAATGACATTATAAAAGAAATTGAGAAAAAAATAGTATTCTTAAATCCAGACATTAAATTTTTTAATCATATAGAAGTAAAAGCTTTAATATTTGCATCAAGAAATATATTATATAATATAATATTAAATATTATTGTCTCTATTTTAAAATATACCAATAATAAAAGATTTGATGTATATTTAATTAAGGAAAAAGGTTTTTATATATTAAGAATTGAAACCAATATTATACGATCAGAAATGAATAATAAGGATTTAAAAAACTCATTAAAAATTTCATCAACGATGTTAAGCAATTATCATATTGAATTTTATTATTCATCCAATGAAAATGGAACAGAATTTGTGCTTCAAATACCTTCAAAATCAGATTGA
- a CDS encoding response regulator, with amino-acid sequence MGKILIVDDDSVIRNVLKKVLESENFRVDVAEGGNKAIELIKNTEYDVILLDIIMEDLDGIEVLRKTKKISPLTIIIMMTAYSSPDYVLHALTLGATDFIEKPFEPENIIELVKENVERVKRWKKTLGLL; translated from the coding sequence ATGGGGAAGATATTGATTGTTGATGATGACAGTGTAATTAGAAATGTTCTTAAAAAAGTTTTAGAAAGTGAAAATTTTCGAGTTGATGTAGCAGAAGGAGGAAATAAGGCTATAGAATTAATAAAAAATACAGAATATGATGTAATTTTGCTTGATATTATAATGGAAGATTTAGATGGCATAGAGGTATTAAGAAAAACAAAAAAGATTTCTCCGTTAACAATAATTATTATGATGACGGCTTATTCAAGTCCAGATTATGTTTTACATGCATTGACACTTGGAGCTACAGATTTTATTGAAAAACCATTTGAACCAGAAAATATAATAGAATTAGTAAAAGAGAATGTTGAAAGAGTAAAAAGGTGGAAAAAGACTTTGGGATTATTATGA